One genomic segment of Bacillota bacterium includes these proteins:
- a CDS encoding aldo/keto reductase yields MKYNMLGRSGLKVSEMCLGILPMGPLQANIPEPEGAAIIRKAIESGINFLDTAETYRTYSYIKRALKGYRGEVIIATKSPAALYLDMEKSVQLALDVLGRDYIDIFLLHAARTGPEVLDKRRGALECLLDQKQKGVIRAVGISTHSIATVRRAARCPEIDVIFPLINRTGTGIIDGTVGEMIAAIGEAADSGKGVYAMKALAGGHLVSDIEGAIDFVRKIRGVSSVAVGVVREPELMADLAVFNDMPIPDDLRQLCKRDTKRLVVIKNVCKGCGTCVEACPNGALAVMDGKAQVDHTKCILCGYCYPECPQFALRLV; encoded by the coding sequence TTGAAATACAATATGTTGGGCCGTAGCGGCCTTAAGGTAAGCGAAATGTGTCTAGGAATCCTCCCTATGGGGCCACTACAGGCTAATATTCCGGAGCCTGAAGGCGCGGCTATAATAAGGAAGGCGATCGAATCAGGAATAAACTTCCTTGATACCGCGGAAACCTATCGCACCTATTCATATATCAAGCGGGCATTGAAGGGATATCGAGGGGAGGTCATAATTGCCACAAAATCACCGGCTGCCTTGTATCTTGATATGGAGAAAAGTGTGCAGCTAGCTCTTGACGTCCTGGGCCGAGACTATATCGATATCTTCCTTTTGCACGCGGCAAGAACGGGGCCTGAAGTCCTGGATAAGAGACGCGGAGCCTTGGAATGCCTGCTTGATCAAAAACAAAAAGGAGTCATTCGCGCGGTAGGGATATCAACCCATTCGATAGCCACCGTAAGAAGGGCAGCCAGATGTCCTGAGATCGACGTGATCTTTCCTTTGATTAACAGGACTGGAACAGGCATAATAGACGGGACTGTCGGGGAGATGATTGCGGCAATTGGCGAGGCGGCTGACTCAGGTAAAGGTGTTTATGCTATGAAAGCTCTCGCCGGCGGCCACCTGGTTTCAGACATTGAAGGAGCGATAGATTTCGTTCGTAAGATCAGGGGTGTCTCATCTGTAGCGGTCGGGGTTGTGCGAGAGCCTGAGCTGATGGCGGACCTTGCCGTGTTTAACGACATGCCTATCCCAGATGATCTCAGACAACTATGTAAAAGAGACACGAAAAGGTTAGTGGTGATAAAGAACGTTTGTAAAGGATGCGGAACATGCGTTGAGGCCTGTCCCAATGGCGCACTAGCTGTAATGGATGGTAAGGCTCAGGTAGATCACACCAAATGTATCTTATGTGGCTATTGCTATCCGGAATGTCCGCAATTTGCGCTGAGATTGGTATAA
- a CDS encoding L,D-transpeptidase family protein — protein MREAVKAFQSQHGLPATGELDALSLKKLYESAYPEDYPQGLVKYLEKEASPDLKQGEAEEHIRALGLGPRGAAIQSEVKGASQQPAKTIVISVGEKALGLFEDKRLIRKYPVAVGKPSTPTPIGAFRVLEKVMNPGGALGTRWLGFTYEMHGIHGTNRPDLIGQEVSNGCVRMYNQDVEELYDMVEISTPVIVIEGAIENWAGGGSASHEPGAPAHPGTPVFGGSGSPSPKDPIKPEGPREQSETSYVVRPGDTLWSIAQRFGTTVDRLVKLNNINNPDLIFPGQILRIS, from the coding sequence ATGAGGGAGGCGGTCAAGGCATTTCAATCGCAACATGGCCTGCCCGCTACAGGCGAGCTGGATGCATTATCCCTGAAGAAGCTTTATGAATCTGCCTATCCTGAGGATTATCCTCAAGGCCTGGTTAAATACCTGGAAAAGGAGGCATCCCCTGACTTAAAACAAGGTGAAGCCGAAGAGCACATACGAGCCCTGGGGCTGGGGCCACGAGGCGCGGCGATCCAGTCAGAGGTAAAAGGAGCCTCTCAGCAGCCAGCCAAGACCATTGTCATCAGCGTCGGGGAAAAGGCCCTGGGACTCTTTGAGGACAAAAGGCTTATAAGGAAGTATCCTGTGGCGGTTGGAAAGCCATCAACCCCGACCCCTATTGGAGCATTCAGAGTCCTGGAGAAAGTAATGAACCCTGGTGGCGCTCTGGGTACCAGGTGGCTTGGTTTTACCTATGAAATGCATGGAATTCATGGCACCAACCGTCCCGACCTCATAGGTCAGGAAGTATCAAATGGGTGTGTCAGGATGTACAACCAGGATGTAGAAGAACTTTATGACATGGTTGAAATTTCAACCCCTGTTATAGTGATTGAGGGGGCTATAGAGAATTGGGCCGGGGGCGGCAGTGCATCCCATGAGCCCGGCGCGCCAGCCCATCCAGGAACGCCTGTCTTTGGCGGAAGCGGTTCCCCATCACCAAAAGACCCGATCAAACCTGAGGGACCGCGTGAACAGAGCGAAACAAGCTATGTAGTAAGACCTGGAGATACGCTCTGGAGCATAGCTCAGCGGTTCGGGACCACAGTCGACCGCCTCGTGAAACTCAATAACATAAATAATCCTGACCTGATATTTCCCGGGCAAATATTGCGCATATCGTGA
- a CDS encoding NTP transferase domain-containing protein: protein MKAVVMAGGEGTRLRPLTCNRPKPMVPVVNKPIIQHIFELLKRHGIIDIAVTLYYLADEIESFFGDGVELGLHLSYSVEDVPLGTAGSVKKAAEVFGRERVLVISGDALTDIDLEQAIRFHESKSAVATIVTTRVDNPLEYGIVVTDDEGRIRRFLEKPSWGEVFSDTVNTGIYILEPEVLDYIEPGKPSDFSQDVFPALLRDGKRLYAHVASGYWCDVGNLRQYRQAQVDAVAGKVKVKIPGNKVGADIWVGEGTEILPGAHLCGPLVIGRNCKINSGAGCFEYTFIGDNCIIEKDTVIQRSILWQDCFVGKNAEVRGAIIGQHAIVKDFVTCHEGVVVGDRCRIEQGAILQPQIKVWPNKVIEPGSRVTMSLIWGTKWPGSIFKDRGVTGLTNIELTPEFAMKLGASFGSSIGKGATVTTSRDDHPASRMILRSIICGLMTVGVNIFDLRSTPLPVSRYNIKTLGVDGGVHIRVSPDNPRLTLIELFNSQGISLPRSHERKIENIFFREDFRRTDADEVGKLEFPGRVLEPYTEAFFNHIDAKVVAASRLSVVVDYAYSRLSMFLPSIFGRLGCDMVALNAYSDHSRAPKTPEDRALHLKKLSETVSTLKADIGVLVESDGERLALVDEKGRVVDGNTLLAVVSSLALQDAREHSPSTGNAGDPGGGTPLVAVTIAATGAIEHIAAESGARIVRTRQDARSLMEFAAKAAQNILFAGDSEGGFVFPKFQPAFDAMFSMAKVFELLARHNVKLSQVVDALAIPPMVRRSVPCPWEQKGRVMRVLAEETSDMRREFIDGLRLFFEDGWLLVLPDPAEPFIHIYSEAISDEAALGRADEYESKVRTITGI from the coding sequence GTGAAAGCGGTGGTCATGGCTGGGGGAGAAGGAACCAGACTGCGTCCACTTACCTGCAACCGTCCAAAGCCGATGGTGCCCGTGGTTAACAAACCTATCATTCAACATATATTCGAATTACTTAAGCGCCATGGGATCATCGACATCGCGGTCACGCTATATTACCTCGCCGATGAGATCGAGAGTTTTTTTGGTGATGGGGTGGAATTAGGGCTGCATTTATCTTATTCGGTAGAGGATGTGCCTCTTGGCACTGCTGGCAGTGTCAAAAAGGCAGCAGAGGTGTTTGGGCGCGAACGGGTGCTTGTGATAAGCGGGGACGCCCTCACGGACATCGACCTTGAGCAAGCCATCAGATTTCATGAGTCGAAGTCCGCTGTCGCCACCATCGTCACTACGCGGGTAGATAACCCTCTCGAATATGGCATCGTCGTCACCGATGATGAAGGCAGGATCCGCCGGTTTCTCGAGAAACCGAGCTGGGGTGAGGTATTTAGCGATACTGTCAATACTGGCATATACATTCTTGAGCCAGAGGTGCTTGACTATATAGAGCCAGGAAAGCCCTCGGACTTCAGCCAGGATGTATTTCCTGCGCTGCTTCGCGATGGCAAGAGGCTCTATGCGCATGTGGCGTCGGGCTATTGGTGCGATGTGGGGAACCTCCGGCAATACCGGCAGGCCCAGGTGGATGCGGTAGCCGGTAAAGTAAAGGTGAAGATCCCAGGGAACAAAGTCGGCGCTGATATTTGGGTAGGCGAGGGGACCGAGATCCTTCCCGGCGCTCATCTTTGTGGGCCGCTGGTAATAGGCAGGAATTGTAAGATAAATTCAGGCGCGGGCTGCTTTGAATATACATTCATAGGCGATAACTGCATAATCGAAAAGGATACCGTAATCCAGAGGAGTATCCTGTGGCAGGATTGCTTCGTGGGTAAAAATGCAGAAGTGAGAGGGGCTATCATCGGCCAGCATGCTATAGTCAAGGACTTCGTTACTTGCCATGAAGGCGTGGTGGTGGGCGATAGGTGCAGGATCGAGCAGGGCGCAATATTGCAGCCTCAGATCAAGGTTTGGCCCAATAAGGTCATCGAGCCCGGATCGCGTGTAACCATGAGCCTTATATGGGGCACGAAATGGCCCGGGTCCATCTTCAAAGATAGAGGGGTCACCGGCCTCACCAACATCGAGCTTACACCAGAATTCGCTATGAAATTAGGCGCTTCTTTCGGGAGTTCCATTGGCAAGGGCGCGACTGTCACGACCAGCAGGGATGACCATCCGGCTTCGAGAATGATTCTCCGCTCGATCATCTGCGGATTGATGACTGTCGGCGTGAATATATTTGACCTTCGGTCCACGCCACTTCCTGTCAGTCGCTATAATATCAAGACCCTGGGAGTCGATGGAGGAGTCCACATTCGTGTCTCTCCTGACAACCCGCGGCTTACATTGATCGAGCTCTTCAATAGTCAAGGCATAAGCCTGCCTAGGTCGCATGAACGCAAAATCGAAAACATCTTCTTCCGCGAGGATTTCCGCCGCACAGATGCTGATGAAGTGGGGAAACTTGAGTTTCCCGGAAGGGTGCTCGAGCCTTATACCGAGGCCTTTTTCAACCATATTGATGCAAAGGTGGTTGCGGCTTCGCGCCTCAGTGTGGTGGTGGATTACGCTTATAGCCGACTTTCCATGTTCTTGCCCAGCATATTCGGGAGGCTCGGGTGTGATATGGTCGCCTTAAATGCTTATTCTGACCATTCACGCGCTCCCAAGACGCCTGAAGACCGAGCGCTTCATTTGAAGAAGCTGTCAGAGACTGTGAGCACCCTAAAAGCTGATATAGGGGTTCTGGTTGAAAGTGATGGCGAGCGCTTGGCCCTAGTGGATGAAAAGGGCAGGGTAGTAGATGGGAACACTTTGCTTGCGGTCGTATCATCATTGGCGTTGCAGGATGCGCGTGAGCATTCTCCATCCACTGGGAACGCTGGGGATCCTGGGGGCGGGACTCCGCTTGTCGCAGTGACCATAGCCGCTACCGGAGCTATAGAACATATTGCTGCAGAGAGCGGCGCAAGGATCGTCCGCACGAGGCAGGATGCCCGCTCACTTATGGAATTTGCGGCGAAGGCTGCTCAGAATATCCTTTTTGCCGGCGATTCTGAAGGGGGGTTCGTCTTCCCGAAGTTTCAGCCAGCCTTTGACGCTATGTTTTCTATGGCGAAGGTTTTTGAACTTCTTGCCAGGCATAATGTGAAGTTATCGCAGGTTGTGGACGCGCTTGCAATCCCCCCGATGGTTCGTAGATCCGTGCCTTGTCCATGGGAACAAAAGGGGCGCGTGATGCGCGTGCTTGCTGAGGAGACCAGTGACATGAGGCGAGAATTCATCGATGGCTTGCGCCTGTTCTTTGAAGACGGGTGGCTCCTTGTCCTTCCCGACCCGGCGGAGCCGTTCATCCATATCTATTCAGAAGCTATCAGCGATGAGGCGGCCCTAGGTCGGGCGGATGAGTATGAGAGTAAGGTCAGGACTATCACCGGGATTTGA
- a CDS encoding DUF401 family protein encodes MSDLLRLILVCVLMVILLRRQLNLGLVMAGAAILLALIYGLGPYALLSVAWRTLTASDSINLVLALIFIAFLEHAMRHAGMMERMVGALRDLIHDPRIIMAALPAFLGFLPSAGGARFSCPLVDQVTRDFEIPPERKAFINYWYRHLWECVMPIYPSLIVTTQVLGLNMDRLLVATVPMTPIIILAGLIPAFKGISGQQNSIQNMVHHQGQDSQDQDPRDQDPRDGRGEVGDVSSVLPKTMPVSANRSKDILDAAYSLSPVIGILLGVMVLKLSVALAVAIVLIIMIIWGRYTVTDVTKLLKEGFSLNIVLLVYGVMFFRDVMVRSGALERISPALTATGIPPLVILFALPFLVGFSTGLAVSVPGVAFPLIAGIIGIGGNANLALATFAFVSGYVGTMLSPAHLCLVLSIDYFKARFSKVQNMLWCPAGIVQAGVLLLTMFRLRF; translated from the coding sequence GTGTCAGATTTGCTACGGCTGATTTTGGTCTGCGTTTTGATGGTAATCTTGCTGCGAAGACAGCTCAACCTTGGCCTGGTTATGGCAGGGGCCGCTATTCTGTTGGCCCTCATTTACGGCCTCGGACCCTATGCTTTGCTGTCCGTAGCCTGGCGCACTCTGACTGCCAGTGATTCCATCAACCTGGTGTTGGCCCTTATCTTTATTGCGTTTCTAGAACATGCCATGAGGCATGCAGGGATGATGGAACGGATGGTGGGGGCGCTCCGGGATTTGATTCATGACCCACGCATCATAATGGCAGCATTGCCGGCCTTCCTGGGGTTCCTCCCCTCGGCGGGAGGGGCCAGATTTTCATGCCCCCTGGTGGATCAGGTCACAAGGGATTTTGAGATACCCCCTGAACGGAAGGCATTCATAAATTATTGGTATAGGCATCTATGGGAATGCGTCATGCCAATATATCCTTCTCTCATCGTGACTACCCAAGTGCTCGGCCTGAACATGGACCGTCTTCTGGTCGCTACTGTTCCTATGACACCAATCATAATCTTGGCGGGATTGATCCCAGCTTTTAAGGGTATCTCGGGCCAACAGAACTCTATTCAAAATATGGTCCATCACCAAGGTCAGGATTCTCAAGATCAGGATCCTCGGGATCAGGATCCGCGAGATGGACGCGGGGAAGTGGGTGATGTTTCTTCCGTCTTGCCAAAGACCATGCCCGTTTCAGCTAACCGGTCAAAAGACATTCTAGATGCCGCATATTCACTTTCGCCTGTCATTGGCATCCTGCTCGGGGTTATGGTGCTCAAACTAAGTGTTGCCCTTGCAGTCGCTATAGTGTTGATCATCATGATCATCTGGGGTCGCTATACTGTTACTGATGTGACAAAGCTGTTAAAAGAGGGATTTTCTCTCAACATCGTGCTGTTGGTCTATGGAGTTATGTTCTTCCGTGACGTGATGGTTAGGAGCGGGGCGCTTGAGCGCATCTCTCCAGCACTTACAGCGACCGGAATACCGCCCCTTGTCATCCTGTTCGCGTTGCCCTTTCTTGTGGGGTTTTCAACCGGCCTTGCAGTCTCTGTTCCTGGCGTCGCATTTCCATTGATTGCGGGCATCATCGGCATCGGCGGGAATGCAAACCTTGCTCTTGCCACATTTGCTTTTGTAAGCGGCTATGTGGGCACTATGCTTTCACCTGCCCATTTATGCTTGGTGCTGTCGATCGACTATTTTAAGGCCAGGTTTTCGAAAGTACAAAACATGCTTTGGTGTCCAGCAGGAATCGTCCAGGCTGGCGTGTTGCTGCTGACCATGTTCAGATTGAGGTTTTAG